One region of Cobetia sp. cqz5-12 genomic DNA includes:
- a CDS encoding cation:proton antiporter → MTEPALALTLIGLMALGCQWLAWRMRLPAILPLLIVGILAGPVTGWLKPDELLGDLLFPLVSLAVAVILFEGSLTLDFKDLRGHGHIVRRLVTTGVVITGVIGTVAAHYLLDMRWEMAAVLGALLVVTGPTVVMPLLQTLRARGNLTQILRWEGIMIDPVGALLAVLVYEYVALGMTGNAASHTLLLFAQTVGLGLGMGALGGWCWGLVLRHFWLPQKLHNFGTLMVMLGLFAISNTLFHESGLLTVTVMGVWLANMRGVPTQQIIEFKETLTVLLISGLFLLLAGRLTVEQLSLLSWPAWVFLAVLMWVARPLTVWLCTLGSELTLREKALLAWLSPRGIVAAAVASLFALKLESQGIEGAEMLVPMTFLVIIGTVVVQSLLSRPIVKVLGVGEPPPSGFLILGANSVSRQVARELVDAGFSVRLTDTNWDAVQEARMAGLPVYYGNPLSEHAAQHLELTGIGHLMPLSPYRELNSLAALHFEHILGHGRVFRLAEDNGKNAKRQQDQALGHLPLLFDGKITYAKLASLLSQGAQFRRARITESFSLEDYRRIHEERLLPLFCISSQGRIRIANTAVALEPKAGETLISLIHADSPELNKSSQPRTDKAEASQADKGTGSKSSQTPPGSGSGPQPASRLPGAGT, encoded by the coding sequence ATGACCGAACCTGCTCTGGCCCTGACCCTGATCGGTCTGATGGCTCTCGGCTGCCAGTGGCTGGCCTGGCGCATGCGTCTGCCCGCCATCCTGCCGCTGCTGATCGTCGGCATCCTCGCCGGCCCCGTCACGGGCTGGCTGAAGCCGGATGAGCTGCTTGGCGATCTCTTGTTCCCGCTGGTCTCGCTGGCGGTGGCGGTCATCCTGTTCGAGGGCAGCCTGACGCTGGACTTCAAGGACCTGCGCGGCCATGGCCATATCGTCAGGCGGCTGGTCACCACCGGCGTGGTGATCACCGGCGTGATCGGCACCGTGGCCGCCCACTATCTGCTCGACATGCGTTGGGAGATGGCCGCCGTGCTCGGCGCCCTGCTGGTGGTGACAGGCCCGACGGTGGTGATGCCATTGCTGCAGACGCTGCGCGCGCGCGGCAACCTGACCCAGATCCTGCGCTGGGAAGGCATCATGATCGACCCGGTCGGCGCGCTGCTGGCGGTACTGGTCTATGAGTACGTCGCGCTCGGCATGACCGGCAATGCGGCCTCGCATACCCTGTTGCTGTTCGCCCAGACGGTGGGCCTCGGGCTCGGCATGGGGGCACTGGGTGGCTGGTGCTGGGGGCTGGTGCTGCGACATTTCTGGCTACCCCAGAAGCTGCACAACTTCGGCACCCTGATGGTGATGCTGGGGCTGTTCGCCATTTCCAATACCCTGTTCCATGAATCCGGCCTGCTGACCGTCACCGTGATGGGCGTGTGGCTGGCCAACATGCGCGGCGTGCCGACCCAGCAGATCATCGAGTTCAAGGAGACCCTGACGGTCCTGCTGATCTCGGGACTGTTCCTGCTGCTGGCGGGGCGTCTGACCGTCGAGCAGCTGTCCCTGCTGTCGTGGCCGGCATGGGTCTTCCTGGCGGTGTTGATGTGGGTCGCGCGCCCGCTGACCGTCTGGCTGTGTACGTTGGGCAGCGAATTGACACTGCGCGAGAAGGCACTGCTGGCCTGGCTCTCGCCGCGCGGCATCGTCGCGGCAGCGGTCGCCTCGCTGTTCGCCCTCAAGCTCGAATCCCAGGGCATCGAAGGCGCCGAGATGCTGGTGCCGATGACCTTCCTGGTCATCATCGGCACGGTGGTGGTCCAGAGCCTGCTGTCACGTCCCATCGTCAAGGTGCTGGGCGTCGGCGAGCCGCCGCCCTCCGGCTTCCTGATCCTGGGCGCCAACTCGGTGTCGCGCCAGGTCGCCCGTGAACTGGTGGATGCCGGATTCTCGGTGCGCTTGACCGATACCAACTGGGATGCGGTGCAGGAAGCACGCATGGCAGGCCTGCCGGTCTACTACGGCAATCCACTGTCCGAACATGCCGCCCAGCATCTCGAGCTGACCGGTATCGGCCACCTGATGCCGCTGTCCCCCTATCGCGAACTCAATAGCCTGGCTGCGCTGCATTTTGAGCACATCCTGGGTCACGGGCGTGTCTTCCGGCTCGCCGAGGACAATGGCAAGAACGCCAAGCGCCAGCAGGACCAGGCACTGGGGCACCTGCCGCTGCTGTTCGATGGCAAGATCACCTATGCCAAACTGGCGAGCCTGCTGTCTCAGGGCGCGCAGTTCCGTCGTGCCCGCATCACCGAGAGCTTCAGCCTCGAGGATTACCGCAGGATTCATGAAGAGCGCCTGCTGCCGCTGTTCTGCATCAGCAGTCAGGGCCGCATCCGGATCGCCAACACGGCCGTGGCACTGGAGCCCAAGGCCGGCGAGACGCTGATCAGCCTGATCCATGCCGACTCGCCGGAGCTGAACAAGTCGTCCCAACCCAGGACCGACAAGGCTGAAGCTTCCCAGGCCGACAAGGGCACGGGCAGCAAGTCATCCCAGACGCCGCCGGGCTCGGGGTCAGGCCCCCAGCCGGCCAGTCGACTGCCGGGTGCCGGCACCTGA
- a CDS encoding FAD-binding and (Fe-S)-binding domain-containing protein: MTERLLDMPAPVDSLYLDFLAALRDAGFAGDISPDYANRTVLSTDNSLYQVLPQAVVYPRHAEDVQRIARLSHEPRFSGVTLAPRGGGTGTNGQSLNDGVLVDVSRHMNRILEIDVENRRVRVEAGVVKDQLNAALKPHGLFFAPELSTSNRATIGGMINTDASGQGSCEYGKTRDHVLALDSVLLDGTRLSSHAIDDAELEALCARDDRVGEVYRTARAIADERAEEIADIFPPLNRCLTGYDLAHLREADGRFNLNSLLCGAEGTLGFVVEAELNALPIAPCSTLINLRYASFMDALRDAKALMAVEGNRPTSIETVDDTVLNLAMQDFVWDSVEEFFPASEEGTPAIGGINLIEFNADSEEVLDAKVQAFSEHLASDTSVERLGFTEARGRAQISRVYGMRKRSVGLLGNVDGEARPLPFVEDTAVPPEHLADYIAEFRAALDARGLRYGMFGHVDAGVLHVRPALDMKDPAQQAMIREISDEVAALTHKYGGLLWGEHGKGVRSEYSPRFFGSLYGALQDVKAAFDPHNQLNPGKIASPRLSVALVDDAGAGEEGSEGSEGSDKRDHADSAVEAFDPRLMRIDDVTMRGDLDRQIDERVWQEYASAVYCNGNGACYNYDPNDAMCPSWKATRQRIHSPKGRASLMREWLRLEGNAGRDVIAEAQAARTPGLKGTGMWLARLPARISASLKARRAGSAQAEGQSDANFDQQVYDAMSGCLACKSCAGQCPIKVNVPDFRSRFLEVYHHRYQRPLRDYLIGSLEFVLPWAERVTPLYNGLLTHKLVSRLLEGPIGMVDAPRLSRASLRRQLKSWGVSEATPTQLGRLTESQKARSVILVQDAFTSHFEAQLVIDIIELLSRLDIHVFVAPFAPNGKPLQVQGFTGAFQRTARAQAERLKAIADFGVPLVGIDPAMTLTYRQEYVKTLGPNAVPEVLLLQEWLISLRKLLPVGVTKTILGKMDPGMKLLSHCTESTNAPGSAKAWQQVYSAFGLKLETIATGCCGMSGTYGHEARNLETSRAIYELSWKSVVEDDANQGKLVASGYSCRSQSKRFSGSQLPHPLQALLPLLRRAQ; encoded by the coding sequence ATGACCGAACGCCTGCTGGATATGCCCGCCCCCGTCGATTCCCTCTATCTGGACTTCCTGGCCGCCCTGCGAGATGCAGGCTTTGCCGGTGACATCAGTCCGGACTACGCCAACCGCACCGTGTTGTCTACCGACAACTCGCTCTATCAGGTGCTGCCTCAGGCCGTGGTCTACCCGCGCCATGCCGAGGATGTCCAGCGCATTGCGCGCCTCTCCCACGAGCCACGCTTTTCGGGCGTCACCCTGGCGCCACGCGGCGGCGGTACCGGCACCAATGGCCAGTCGCTCAATGACGGCGTGCTGGTGGATGTCTCGCGGCACATGAACCGCATTCTCGAGATCGATGTCGAGAACCGCCGCGTGCGCGTCGAGGCCGGCGTGGTGAAGGACCAGCTGAATGCCGCGCTCAAGCCGCATGGCCTGTTCTTCGCCCCGGAGCTCTCGACCTCCAACCGCGCCACCATTGGCGGCATGATCAATACCGATGCCTCCGGTCAGGGCAGCTGCGAATACGGCAAGACGCGTGACCACGTGCTGGCGCTCGACAGCGTTCTGCTCGACGGGACCCGGCTGTCGAGCCATGCCATCGATGATGCCGAGCTCGAGGCACTGTGTGCGCGTGATGATCGCGTCGGTGAGGTCTACCGCACCGCACGTGCCATCGCCGATGAGCGCGCCGAGGAAATCGCCGACATCTTTCCGCCACTCAACCGCTGCCTGACCGGCTACGACCTCGCCCACCTGCGCGAGGCCGACGGACGTTTCAACCTCAACAGCCTGCTGTGCGGCGCCGAGGGCACGCTGGGCTTCGTGGTCGAAGCCGAACTGAATGCATTGCCCATCGCGCCCTGCTCGACGCTGATCAACCTGCGCTACGCAAGCTTCATGGACGCACTGCGTGACGCCAAGGCGTTGATGGCCGTCGAGGGCAATCGCCCGACCTCCATCGAGACGGTGGATGACACCGTGCTCAATCTGGCCATGCAGGACTTCGTGTGGGACAGCGTCGAGGAATTCTTCCCGGCCAGTGAAGAAGGCACCCCGGCCATCGGCGGCATCAACCTGATCGAATTCAATGCCGACAGCGAAGAGGTGCTGGATGCCAAGGTGCAGGCTTTCAGCGAGCACCTGGCCAGCGATACCAGTGTCGAGCGCCTCGGCTTCACCGAAGCCCGTGGCCGCGCACAGATCAGCCGCGTCTATGGCATGCGCAAGCGCTCGGTGGGCCTGCTGGGCAATGTCGATGGCGAGGCCCGTCCGTTGCCCTTCGTCGAGGACACTGCTGTCCCGCCGGAGCATCTGGCCGATTACATCGCCGAATTCCGTGCCGCGCTGGATGCCCGTGGCCTGCGTTATGGGATGTTCGGTCATGTCGATGCCGGCGTGCTGCACGTGCGCCCGGCGCTGGACATGAAGGACCCCGCCCAGCAAGCGATGATTCGCGAGATCTCCGATGAGGTCGCCGCCCTCACCCACAAGTACGGTGGCCTGCTGTGGGGTGAGCACGGCAAGGGCGTGCGCTCCGAATATTCACCACGCTTCTTCGGCAGCCTCTACGGCGCGCTGCAGGACGTGAAGGCGGCCTTTGACCCGCACAATCAGCTCAATCCGGGCAAGATCGCCTCGCCGCGCCTGTCAGTGGCGCTGGTCGACGACGCTGGCGCCGGCGAAGAGGGCAGCGAAGGGAGCGAAGGGAGCGACAAGCGTGATCACGCTGACAGCGCCGTCGAGGCCTTCGACCCCCGCTTGATGCGTATCGATGACGTGACCATGCGCGGCGATCTCGACCGTCAGATCGATGAGCGCGTGTGGCAGGAATACGCCAGCGCCGTCTACTGCAACGGCAATGGCGCCTGCTACAACTACGATCCCAACGACGCCATGTGCCCGTCATGGAAGGCGACTCGCCAGCGCATCCACTCGCCCAAGGGGCGTGCCAGCTTGATGCGTGAGTGGCTGCGCCTGGAAGGCAACGCCGGACGCGACGTGATCGCCGAGGCCCAGGCCGCACGCACACCGGGCCTCAAGGGCACCGGCATGTGGCTGGCGCGTCTACCGGCGCGCATCAGCGCCTCGCTCAAGGCGCGCCGTGCCGGCTCCGCGCAGGCTGAGGGTCAGTCTGACGCCAACTTCGACCAGCAGGTCTATGACGCCATGTCCGGCTGCCTGGCGTGCAAGTCCTGCGCAGGCCAGTGCCCGATCAAGGTCAACGTGCCCGATTTCCGCAGCCGCTTCCTTGAGGTCTATCACCATCGTTATCAGCGCCCGCTGCGCGATTATCTGATCGGCAGCCTCGAATTCGTGCTGCCGTGGGCCGAGCGCGTCACGCCGCTCTATAACGGCCTGTTGACCCACAAGCTGGTCAGTCGTCTGCTGGAAGGCCCGATCGGCATGGTCGATGCGCCGCGCCTGTCGCGCGCCAGTCTGCGCAGACAGCTCAAGAGCTGGGGCGTGTCCGAGGCGACGCCGACCCAGCTGGGCCGCCTGACCGAATCCCAGAAGGCCAGAAGCGTGATCCTGGTGCAGGACGCCTTCACCAGCCACTTCGAGGCCCAGCTGGTGATCGACATCATCGAGCTGCTGTCGCGACTCGACATCCATGTCTTCGTCGCGCCCTTTGCCCCCAACGGCAAGCCGCTGCAGGTGCAGGGCTTCACCGGGGCCTTCCAGCGTACTGCGCGTGCCCAGGCCGAGCGCCTCAAGGCCATTGCTGACTTCGGCGTACCACTGGTCGGCATCGACCCGGCGATGACACTGACCTATCGTCAGGAGTATGTGAAGACGCTCGGCCCGAACGCGGTTCCCGAGGTGTTGCTGCTGCAGGAATGGCTGATCAGCCTGCGCAAGCTGCTGCCGGTCGGAGTGACCAAGACGATTCTCGGCAAGATGGACCCGGGCATGAAGCTGTTGAGCCACTGTACCGAAAGCACCAATGCGCCGGGTTCCGCCAAGGCCTGGCAGCAGGTCTACTCCGCCTTCGGCCTCAAGCTCGAGACCATCGCCACCGGCTGCTGCGGCATGTCCGGTACCTATGGCCACGAAGCGCGCAATCTCGAGACATCACGCGCCATCTATGAATTGTCATGGAAGTCCGTGGTCGAAGACGACGCCAATCAGGGCAAGCTGGTCGCCAGTGGCTATTCGTGCCGCAGTCAGAGCAAGCGTTTCTCCGGCAGCCAATTGCCGCATCCGCTGCAGGCATTGCTGCCACTGCTGCGTCGCGCCCAATGA
- the crcB gene encoding fluoride efflux transporter CrcB: MGTWLAVAAGGAIGALGRYLVSGWIVGAAGRGFPWGTLGVNLIGSCLMGFLFIWVTQELKLAPVWQAIMVAGFTGAFTTFSTFALEALNLMMSGRMLAGLIYVAVSVVACLGMVALGMKIARVLL; this comes from the coding sequence ATGGGAACCTGGTTGGCAGTAGCAGCGGGCGGCGCCATCGGGGCGCTGGGACGATATCTCGTCAGTGGCTGGATCGTCGGCGCTGCCGGGCGCGGTTTCCCGTGGGGGACCCTTGGCGTCAATCTGATCGGCAGCTGCCTGATGGGATTCCTGTTCATCTGGGTGACCCAGGAGCTCAAGCTGGCTCCCGTCTGGCAGGCGATCATGGTGGCAGGCTTCACCGGCGCCTTCACCACCTTCTCCACCTTTGCCCTCGAGGCGCTCAATCTGATGATGAGCGGGCGCATGCTGGCGGGGCTGATCTATGTCGCCGTCAGTGTGGTGGCGTGTCTGGGCATGGTCGCGCTGGGCATGAAGATCGCACGCGTTCTGCTGTGA
- the serS gene encoding serine--tRNA ligase gives MLDPKLLRADLEATAERLARRGYQLDTEAFAALEARRRDLQVETESLQNERNTRSKSIGNAKARGEDIAPLLAEVSDLGERLDAAKSELNELQAKADAMAASLPNLPDAEVPEGADESDNVELHRWGTPREFDFDVRDHVDLGELKGQLDFELAVKITGSRFAVMHGSIARLHRALVQFMLDKQTLEHGYEEYYVPYIVNRDSLMGTSQLPKFEEDLFKLNDDRDFFLIPTAEVPLTNMVRDEIIDAGSLPLKFTAHTPCFRSEAGAYGRDTRGMIRQHQFDKVEMVQVVAAEKSDEALEEMRGHAEAILQALELPYRAVTLCTGDMGFAAAKTYDLEVWLPSQATYREISSISNCRDFQARRMQARVRVEGQKKPQLVHTLNGSGLAVGRCLVAVLENHQNADGSISVPQALRGYMGGVETINV, from the coding sequence ATGCTGGACCCGAAACTTCTGCGCGCTGATCTTGAAGCGACTGCTGAGCGCCTCGCACGTCGTGGCTATCAGCTGGATACTGAAGCCTTTGCCGCGCTGGAAGCGCGCCGCCGTGACCTGCAGGTCGAGACGGAATCCCTGCAGAACGAGCGCAACACCCGCTCCAAGTCCATCGGTAATGCCAAGGCTCGCGGCGAAGACATCGCGCCGCTGCTGGCAGAAGTCAGTGATCTGGGCGAGCGTCTCGACGCCGCCAAGTCCGAGCTCAACGAGCTGCAGGCCAAGGCCGATGCCATGGCGGCCAGCCTGCCGAACCTGCCGGACGCCGAAGTGCCGGAAGGCGCTGACGAGAGCGACAACGTCGAGCTGCACCGCTGGGGCACGCCGCGTGAATTCGATTTCGACGTGCGTGACCACGTCGACCTGGGTGAGCTCAAGGGCCAGCTGGACTTCGAGCTGGCGGTCAAGATCACCGGTTCACGCTTCGCCGTGATGCATGGCTCCATCGCGCGCCTGCACCGTGCGCTGGTGCAGTTCATGCTCGACAAGCAGACGCTTGAGCACGGCTACGAAGAATATTACGTGCCGTATATCGTCAACCGCGATTCCCTGATGGGCACCAGCCAGCTGCCCAAGTTCGAGGAAGACCTGTTCAAGCTCAACGACGATCGTGATTTCTTCCTGATCCCGACCGCCGAAGTGCCGCTGACCAACATGGTGCGCGACGAGATCATCGACGCCGGCAGTCTGCCGCTCAAGTTCACCGCCCATACCCCGTGCTTCCGCAGTGAAGCCGGTGCCTATGGTCGTGATACCCGCGGCATGATTCGCCAGCACCAGTTCGACAAGGTCGAGATGGTGCAGGTCGTCGCGGCGGAGAAGAGCGACGAAGCCCTCGAAGAGATGCGCGGCCACGCCGAAGCCATCCTGCAGGCGCTGGAACTGCCGTATCGTGCCGTGACCCTGTGCACCGGCGACATGGGCTTTGCCGCCGCCAAGACCTACGACCTGGAAGTCTGGCTGCCGAGCCAGGCGACCTACCGCGAGATTTCCTCCATCTCCAATTGCCGTGACTTCCAGGCGCGCCGCATGCAGGCGCGTGTGCGTGTCGAAGGTCAGAAGAAGCCGCAGCTGGTGCATACCCTGAATGGGTCCGGTCTGGCCGTGGGTCGCTGCCTGGTCGCCGTGCTGGAAAACCATCAGAACGCCGATGGCTCCATCAGCGTGCCGCAGGCGCTGCGTGGCTACATGGGTGGAGTGGAAACCATCAACGTCTGA
- the cobA gene encoding uroporphyrinogen-III C-methyltransferase, whose translation MEFLNLSCDPSRLQLCLIGGGQEAVALAERFAGLGADLCVYGDARMPMLETLCGREGWEVADTLLPVPAPGQLWLVATGSEGRDRGILRHAREQHVMVFAPSHPRDSSVRLPPRLVAGEAVLPVKEEDRFTGTHGQVALVSAGPGDPELLTLKALRHLQQADVIIHDRLVSHEILALAKPEARRLYVGKARSDHSVPQEGINQALVDYARAGHRVVRLKGGDAFIFGRGGEELETLAGAGISFEVVPGITAASGCAAYAGIPLTHRDHAQSVRFVTGHLKDGSCDLDWEALARPAQTLVFYMGLGSLGLICEQLIANGLAASTPIALVEQGTTARQRVHVATLADMPAQIAGQGLKPPTLIIVGDVVKLHDTLQWFSPNANSSLGWEDGKHPTPLANVVSV comes from the coding sequence ATGGAATTTCTCAATCTCTCCTGTGATCCCTCACGACTCCAGCTGTGCCTGATCGGTGGCGGCCAGGAGGCTGTCGCTCTGGCGGAGCGTTTTGCCGGACTCGGCGCTGACCTGTGTGTCTACGGCGATGCCCGCATGCCGATGCTGGAGACCCTGTGTGGTCGTGAAGGTTGGGAGGTTGCCGATACCCTGTTGCCCGTACCGGCACCGGGCCAGCTATGGCTGGTCGCGACCGGCAGCGAAGGACGTGATCGCGGCATCCTGCGTCATGCGCGCGAGCAGCACGTGATGGTGTTCGCGCCGAGCCACCCCCGGGACTCCAGCGTGCGTCTGCCGCCACGCCTGGTGGCAGGCGAGGCGGTATTGCCGGTAAAGGAGGAGGACCGCTTCACGGGCACGCATGGCCAGGTGGCGTTGGTCAGTGCGGGACCGGGCGATCCGGAGCTGCTGACCCTCAAGGCGCTGCGTCATCTGCAGCAGGCCGATGTCATCATTCACGACCGTCTGGTCAGTCACGAGATTCTGGCGCTGGCCAAGCCTGAGGCGCGTCGCCTGTACGTCGGCAAGGCGCGCAGTGATCATAGCGTGCCCCAGGAAGGCATCAATCAGGCGCTGGTGGATTACGCTCGCGCCGGGCATCGCGTGGTGCGCTTGAAGGGCGGTGATGCCTTCATCTTCGGGCGCGGCGGGGAAGAGCTCGAGACCCTGGCCGGTGCCGGTATCAGTTTCGAGGTGGTTCCGGGCATCACGGCGGCTTCCGGTTGCGCGGCTTACGCGGGCATCCCGCTGACCCATCGCGACCACGCCCAGTCGGTGCGCTTCGTCACCGGGCATCTCAAGGATGGCAGCTGTGACCTGGATTGGGAAGCGCTGGCGCGTCCGGCCCAGACGCTGGTCTTCTACATGGGGCTTGGCAGCCTGGGCCTGATCTGCGAGCAGTTGATCGCCAATGGCCTGGCGGCGTCCACGCCGATCGCGTTGGTCGAGCAGGGCACCACCGCGCGTCAGCGTGTGCATGTGGCAACGCTGGCGGACATGCCGGCGCAGATCGCCGGTCAGGGCCTCAAGCCGCCGACGCTGATCATCGTCGGGGATGTGGTCAAGCTGCACGACACACTTCAATGGTTCTCGCCGAATGCCAACAGCAGCCTGGGGTGGGAAGATGGCAAGCATCCGACGCCGCTGGCCAATGTGGTATCGGTATAG